Proteins encoded within one genomic window of Halocatena marina:
- a CDS encoding helix-turn-helix domain-containing protein produces the protein MRYITFVIIPADGGLTKTDQELGIDSRITRRSIQHINLLADGTAVVIFELDGDLDAIEDILANSAEVLEYNVTETRESHHVYIHLEANETITELLTIPNEYELVVDTPMVFTHRGGLRVTVIGEEDVFRKAMPAMPSTLHFKLEQLGEYEPSTERLFSLLTERQQEILQEAIQQGYYEVPRKVTHQDVAESLNCSGGTVGEHLRKIEAKLLGEITP, from the coding sequence ATGAGATATATTACCTTCGTCATTATCCCAGCTGACGGGGGGTTGACTAAGACAGATCAAGAGCTGGGGATCGACTCAAGAATAACTCGGCGATCGATCCAGCACATCAATCTCCTTGCAGACGGGACTGCAGTTGTCATTTTCGAACTTGATGGCGACCTCGACGCCATCGAAGACATCCTCGCTAACTCGGCGGAGGTGTTGGAGTACAACGTCACCGAAACGAGGGAGAGCCACCACGTATACATCCATTTAGAGGCAAACGAGACTATCACTGAGCTACTCACCATTCCGAACGAGTACGAACTGGTCGTCGACACCCCAATGGTGTTCACACATCGCGGTGGACTTCGGGTGACGGTCATCGGAGAGGAGGATGTTTTTCGTAAAGCGATGCCAGCCATGCCGAGCACCCTCCATTTCAAACTCGAACAGCTGGGAGAATATGAACCGAGTACTGAGCGGTTGTTCTCGCTCCTCACCGAACGCCAACAGGAGATTCTCCAAGAGGCCATCCAGCAGGGTTACTATGAAGTCCCGCGGAAGGTCACACATCAGGACGTCGCCGAGTCGCTCAACTGCTCCGGTGGGACAGTCGGTGAACATCTCCGAAAGATAGAAGCAAAGCTCCTCGGCGAAATCACACCCTAA
- a CDS encoding MTH865 family protein: MVDRDDLRQQLHDAFEGANYPVNSPMDLVPALPNGPATTFESGDVSFTAMELNAQASGQQSFPYDSVDGLVDDIMGGLEEEGYFDEE, translated from the coding sequence ATGGTTGATCGAGACGATCTCAGACAGCAGCTCCACGATGCATTTGAAGGTGCGAACTATCCCGTCAACAGCCCGATGGATCTCGTCCCGGCGCTTCCGAACGGACCGGCAACGACGTTCGAATCGGGGGACGTAAGCTTCACCGCCATGGAACTCAATGCTCAGGCCAGCGGCCAACAATCGTTCCCATACGACAGTGTAGACGGTCTCGTCGATGACATCATGGGCGGTCTCGAGGAAGAGGGATATTTCGACGAAGAGTAA
- a CDS encoding SDR family NAD(P)-dependent oxidoreductase, whose protein sequence is MDFGFDDKTALVTGGAGRIGSEDCRVFAEEGAEVIVLDVKEDAAENVASDIEANGGTAHAIECDLTDRDDVSGTIEALREETGGIDILINNAGMVDARSRMKDYDDDIWDRDMSINLTGTYNITREVFPAMCEREWGRIINMSSMAGWQGGFGQASYAATKAALIGFGKTLALEGAQSGVTCNIVTPNIVVGALADLPVEQLEQVDEHFARIAKATPMRQLGREEDVSNLVAFLCSEQASYITGQVVGVTGGVDLFSF, encoded by the coding sequence ATGGATTTTGGATTCGATGATAAGACTGCTCTTGTGACGGGCGGTGCTGGACGCATCGGAAGCGAGGACTGTCGTGTGTTCGCCGAGGAGGGAGCGGAGGTTATTGTCCTCGATGTGAAAGAAGACGCGGCCGAAAACGTTGCCAGCGACATCGAAGCGAACGGCGGGACCGCTCACGCCATTGAGTGTGATCTGACCGACCGAGATGATGTGAGTGGAACGATTGAGGCACTTCGTGAAGAGACTGGAGGGATCGATATTCTCATCAACAACGCCGGAATGGTCGATGCTCGTTCTCGGATGAAAGATTACGACGACGACATCTGGGATCGTGATATGTCCATCAACCTCACCGGAACGTACAATATCACCCGCGAGGTGTTTCCGGCGATGTGTGAGCGTGAGTGGGGTCGTATCATCAACATGTCCTCGATGGCCGGTTGGCAGGGCGGTTTCGGACAAGCATCCTATGCGGCGACGAAGGCCGCGCTCATCGGCTTCGGGAAGACGCTCGCGCTCGAAGGTGCACAGAGTGGCGTTACGTGCAATATCGTGACACCAAACATCGTCGTCGGCGCGCTTGCAGACCTTCCTGTCGAACAGCTTGAGCAGGTCGATGAGCATTTCGCTCGCATTGCAAAGGCAACGCCGATGAGACAGCTTGGCCGTGAAGAAGACGTTTCTAACCTCGTTGCGTTCCTCTGTAGCGAACAGGCAAGCTACATCACTGGTCAGGTCGTTGGCGTCACGGGTGGCGTCGATCTATTCAGTTTCTGA